The proteins below are encoded in one region of Segatella copri:
- a CDS encoding pectate lyase: MKKMVFTLALLLMSLSAALAQTGTFKITHAVARNSKVNQMYVTTKSGDVKYYNTADLTSVKFEGDKAIIAPKSGSENDEYDASVQKISFAKKVEQGESGDIENPAGVIQITEAKGWQESAYLKWAPFEGASSYNVYVDDKKIDAQLVRQYASYYRADVLGLKAGTYSVKVVPVNAEGTEITGANTASNLVVKSFNREGFAHFKYDGVGAYNNDGTLKAGAKVLYITAKTAKTVSTTVNTGKSETITGLQSIIDAYSKGKDKTPIAFRIIGKVSLSDLDHISSSAEGLQVKGATMNMTFEGVGDDATVYGFGFLLREAVSVEFRNFAIMRCLDDAMSLDTKNSNVWIHNMDLFYGKKGSAADQAKGDGTVDIKGDSKYVTVAYNRFWDNGKASMCGMKSETGENWITYHHNWFDHSDSRMARVRTMSVHMYNNYYQHNDVYGIGATKGSSVFMESNYFDAVKRPIMSSKQGTDAMGDGTFSGEDGGLIKAYGNVFANKPDNFSYITYANNNTSFDAYEVSAPSEQVPSSVKTLVGGTSYNNFDTNSSLMYAYAADKAEDVPAIVEGFYGAGRLNHGDIDFVIPDETVVTNGHQQPLPALASILDAYTSGVVKVFGESNATGEGGSTEGGETGGSGEGSGSGEGGSTGGSTGGTEGGSTVTPIEGTVTCSFTVNGKEAVPSNSAFLLTGSAKSVKAEETVIEGTTYSASLKMESNTEVSFTTSQKMTLYVYYGTSGTKTNVKVDGVKQTGAPTTVVLEAGAHKITKGDTTTIALIKLVPVTE; this comes from the coding sequence ATGAAGAAAATGGTATTTACTTTGGCTCTCCTCCTGATGAGCTTGAGTGCAGCTTTGGCACAGACAGGGACATTTAAGATTACCCATGCCGTGGCTCGTAACAGCAAGGTGAACCAGATGTATGTTACCACCAAGTCGGGTGATGTGAAGTATTATAATACTGCAGATTTGACAAGTGTGAAGTTCGAAGGTGATAAGGCAATCATCGCACCTAAATCAGGTTCAGAGAATGATGAGTATGATGCTTCTGTTCAGAAAATCAGTTTCGCAAAGAAAGTAGAGCAGGGCGAAAGTGGTGATATTGAAAATCCTGCAGGTGTGATTCAGATTACTGAGGCAAAGGGCTGGCAGGAGTCTGCTTACCTGAAGTGGGCTCCATTCGAGGGCGCTTCTTCTTATAATGTATATGTAGATGACAAGAAGATTGATGCTCAGCTGGTTCGTCAGTATGCTTCTTACTATCGTGCTGATGTTCTCGGTTTGAAGGCTGGTACTTATTCTGTAAAGGTTGTTCCTGTAAATGCTGAAGGTACAGAGATTACTGGTGCCAATACAGCTTCTAACTTGGTAGTAAAGAGTTTCAACCGTGAGGGCTTTGCTCATTTCAAGTATGATGGTGTAGGTGCTTATAATAATGATGGTACTTTGAAGGCTGGTGCTAAGGTTCTGTATATTACAGCCAAGACCGCTAAGACAGTTTCTACAACCGTCAATACAGGTAAGTCAGAGACTATTACTGGTCTTCAGTCTATTATTGATGCTTATTCTAAAGGTAAGGATAAAACTCCTATCGCATTCCGTATCATTGGTAAGGTTAGTCTTTCTGATTTGGATCACATTTCAAGTTCTGCAGAGGGATTGCAGGTTAAGGGAGCTACTATGAATATGACATTCGAAGGTGTAGGTGATGATGCTACCGTATATGGCTTCGGCTTCTTGCTTAGAGAGGCAGTGAGTGTAGAGTTCCGTAACTTTGCTATCATGCGTTGCCTGGATGATGCTATGTCTCTTGATACCAAAAACTCTAATGTGTGGATTCACAACATGGATCTCTTCTATGGTAAAAAGGGTAGTGCTGCCGACCAGGCTAAGGGTGACGGTACGGTAGATATCAAGGGCGATTCTAAGTATGTTACTGTAGCTTACAACCGCTTCTGGGATAATGGTAAGGCTTCTATGTGTGGTATGAAGAGTGAAACTGGTGAAAACTGGATTACTTATCATCACAACTGGTTCGACCATTCAGACTCTCGTATGGCTCGCGTTCGTACCATGAGTGTTCACATGTACAACAACTACTATCAGCATAATGATGTTTATGGTATTGGTGCAACAAAGGGTTCAAGTGTATTCATGGAGTCTAATTACTTTGATGCTGTTAAGCGTCCTATCATGAGCTCTAAGCAAGGAACTGATGCTATGGGTGATGGTACTTTCTCTGGTGAGGATGGTGGTCTGATTAAAGCGTACGGCAATGTATTTGCCAACAAGCCTGATAACTTCAGCTATATCACATACGCAAACAATAATACAAGTTTTGATGCTTACGAGGTTTCTGCCCCAAGTGAGCAGGTTCCTTCAAGCGTAAAGACTTTGGTAGGTGGTACTTCTTACAACAATTTCGATACCAACTCAAGCCTCATGTATGCATACGCTGCAGATAAGGCAGAAGATGTTCCTGCTATTGTAGAAGGCTTCTATGGCGCAGGTCGTTTGAATCATGGTGATATTGATTTCGTTATTCCTGATGAGACAGTCGTAACAAACGGTCACCAGCAGCCATTGCCTGCTTTGGCAAGCATTCTTGATGCTTATACTTCTGGTGTTGTTAAAGTGTTCGGTGAGAGCAATGCAACTGGCGAAGGTGGTTCTACAGAAGGTGGCGAAACAGGTGGTTCTGGCGAAGGTTCTGGTTCTGGTGAAGGTGGTAGCACAGGCGGCTCTACTGGTGGTACAGAAGGTGGTAGCACAGTAACTCCTATTGAGGGTACTGTAACATGCAGCTTTACTGTGAACGGAAAAGAGGCTGTTCCTTCTAATAGTGCATTTCTTTTGACAGGTTCAGCTAAGAGTGTAAAAGCAGAAGAAACTGTTATCGAAGGTACTACTTATTCTGCAAGTCTTAAGATGGAGTCTAATACTGAAGTTTCTTTCACCACATCTCAGAAGATGACTCTGTATGTATATTATGGTACTTCTGGTACAAAAACTAATGTAAAGGTAGATGGCGTAAAGCAGACAGGAGCTCCTACAACAGTTGTGCTTGAGGCAGGTGCTCATAAGATTACAAAGGGTGATACAACTACAATCGCTCTCATCAAACTTGTACCTGTAACAGAATAA